From Micromonospora echinaurantiaca:
TTGTTGCCGTAGCCGCGGGCCAGCACCAGCCGCCCCCGGTACGTCACGGCGAGCTGCCCGGCGGAGATCCCCCGGGCCAGCATGTAGCTCTTCATGGTGTCGTCGAAGCTGCGCAGCGCGGCGACCGCGGTGCCGCTCGCGGACCAGGTCTGCGGTGCCGACGCGGCCGGCGCCGCGGCGAGCGCTCCCGCGCCGAGGGCCCCCGCGCCCGCCGCGCCGACCAGCTTGCCGAACGTCCTGCGGCTGACCGTCGTACCGTTCATGCCCCACCTTCCGATTGATCACGGAAACAGGCACGTTACCGGAGTTGATCAACCTCCGTGGCCCCGCCGGATCGGTCGGGGCGGGCGGCCGGTGCGCCGGACGGGGGCGGAGGGCGGCGGCGCTCCGGGACGGAGTGTGACCCCGGGCGGCGGTCGAGAATCCAGGTCACGGACGGTAGCGTGTCGGCCGTGTTCCCTACCGTCCGTGAGGTCCTCGCCCTGGACCCGGTCCGCCGCGGCGCCCCGCGCCTGGTCGCCGGGGCCGCCGGGCTGGACCGCCCGGTGCGCTGGGTGCACGTGGCCGAGGTGCCGGACATCGCCACCCTGCTCGGTGGCGGCGAGCTGGTGCTGACCACCGGCATCGGGCTGCCCGCCGACGACGCCGGCCTGCGCGCCTTCATCGGCGACCTCGCCGACGTCGGCGTCTCCGGTCTGTTGGTCGAGCTGGGCCGCCGGTACGCCAGCGAGGTGCCCCGGGTGATGGCCGCCGCCGCCGAGCGTCGCGGCCTGCCCCTGGTCGAGCTGCGCCGGGACACCCCGTTCGTGCGGATCACCGAGGCGGTGCATGCGCTGATCGTCGACGCCCAGCTCACCGAGCTGCGCGCCACCGAGGAGATCCACCAGCGGTTCACCGACCTCTCCGTCGAGGGCGCCGGCGCGGCCGAGGTGATCCGGCAGGCGGCCGAGCTGTCCGGCTGCCCGGTGGTGCTGGAGAACCTCTCCCGCCAGGTGCTCGCCTACGACCCGGCGGGGGAGAGCGCCGAGCTGCTGCTGGACGGCTGGGAGCAGCACTCCCGCCGGATCCGGCCGGCCGGGCGGACCGCGTACGACTCGGACAGCGGCTGGCTGGTCACCACGGTCGGCGCCCGCGGGCAGGACTGGGGCCGGCTGCTGCTGCGCTGGCCGGCCGCCGGCGAGCTGGCCCGGCCCGGCCGCACCGGGCCGGACCCCGAACCGGAGCCGGCCGGCGACGACGCCGCGCCCGCCCCGGCCGGCGATCCGCCAACCCGGCTGACCATCCTGGTCGAGCGGGCCGCGTCCACCCTCGCGCTGGTCCGGCTGATCCGCCGCGACGCCGAAGGGCTGGAGCGGCAGATCCACCGAACCCTGCTCACCGCCCTGCTCGACCACTCCCGACCGGTGGACGAGGTGGCGCTGCGCTCCCGCGCGCTCGGTGTGGTGCTGGAACGCCGGCATCTGGTCGGCGTGGTGGTCCGGTACCGCACCGACGACCAGGCCGCCGAGCACCCCGGCGACCCCGGTGAACCGGGGGCGTTCGGCGAGCCCGCCCCGGACGCCGGCCCGGCCCGGCTGCGGGACCTCGCCGAGGCGGTCGGTCAGGCCGTGCAGGAGGCGAAACTGACCGCGCTGACCAGCGCGGTCGACGACCACGCGGTCGGCGCGCTGCTCGCCCTGCCGGACGCCGCCGCCGAGGAGCGGGCGCTGGCGGCGTTCGCCACCGCGCTGCGCCGGAGCCGCCCGGACGGCCGGCACCCGGACGGCGCCGCCCGGCCACTCGACGCCGCCGTGCCACGGCAGCCGGACGGCGGATCCTCCCGGTCCGGCGGCCGGGGCGCGCCGGCCGGCTCCGCCGGGCTGATCGTCGCCGCCGGCTCGGGCGTGGGCAGCCTGCGCGAGGCGCGCCGCTCGCTCACCGAGGCCCGCCAGATCGCCGAGGCCGCCCGGCGCGACCGGCGGGACCTGCCCATCTTCCGGCTGCCGCACGTCGGTCTCGCCGGCCTGCTGCACCTGCTCCGGGACGAGCCGCGCCTGCAGACCTTCGTCGAGCGCGAGCTGGGTGCCCTGCTGGCGTACGACGCGCGGCACCCCCGGGAGCAGCTGCTCGGCACCCTGCGCGCGTACCTGGAGCAGGGCCGGAACAAGTCGGCGGCGGCCGCCGCGGCGCACCTGTCCCGGCCGGCGTTCTACGAGCGGCTGGCCCGGATCGGCCGGATCCTCGACGTCGACCTCGACTCGGTCGACGCCTGCCTCTCCCTCCACGTAGCCCTGCTCGCCCTAGACGCCATCCGCACCCCCTGACGCCGCCCGCCCGCCGTCCCGCCCGCCGGACCGGCCCCGGTGATCATGAAGTTGTTGCACGCCGCCTCGGCGTGTCGCCGCAACAACTTCATGATCAACGGGCTGGACCGAACCGAGTCAGGGGAGGGGGGTGAGGGTCTTGGCGTAGGCCGGGGGGATGTGGTGGGGGCCGCCGGGGGTGAAGACGTCGGAGGTGGCGGCGGCGGACCAGGCGGTGTCGGGGACGGCGTCGACCAGGGCGCGGACCACCGGGGCGTCGCGCCACTGCTCCTGCTCGGCGAGCAGGCTCAACGCCACCACCGACTCCTCCACCTCACCGACGCACTCGAACGGCTTGTGCCCGTCCACGCCGAGCAGCTCCCGGTAGCCGGGCAGCTGGGCGGAGTCGGCCAGCAGGTCGCCGCCGAAGATGTGGGTGATCCGCTCGCGGGACATGAACGGCGCCATGGCCAGGAAGACGAACCGGCACTTCGGGCAGTTGCGGCACCAGCGCTCGCTCGGATCGTGCAGCTTGAACGCGGCGTTGCAGCTGGTCACCACGTCGTCGTAGCGGTCGATCTCGGCGAAGAGCCGGGCGATGTGCAGCTCCGACAGCGAGCGCAGCAGCGAGAAGTACGGCTCGGCCAGCCCCGCGTGCTCGGTCAGCGCCGCCCGCATCAGCCCCTCCGCCTCGACCCCCTTGGACCACTGGTGGTTGATCTCGTGACCGTTCCAGACCAGGTTCGGGTCCGACGCCGAGCGCTCGTTGGACATCACCACCGGGCCCAGCCCGTGCAGCACCGCGGTCGCCACCGCGATCAGCGAGTTGATCGCGGTGACCGGAATGTGCCCGTTCAGCGCCCCCGCAGCGTTCAGCTCGAACAGCCGCGGGTCGATCCGCCGACGGGCGGCGAGCGGGGTGAGCCCGGACGCCTCGTTCACCGAGACGATCACGTGGTTCGGGTTGACCGAGAACGGCACCGGGTCCATCCCGGCCCGGCGCAACGCCTCCAGGCTGACGATCGAGTCCTTGCCGCCGCCGACCGCCGAGAGCGGCCGCCGGTCGGAGTTGTCCAGCGGCGCCGCCGGCTTGACCGATCCCGACGGGATCTCCGGGGCCAGCTCCAGCACGTGTGGCAGCTTGTTGCGGTACGCGTACTCGGCGAGGCCCTGGGTGTAGACGCCGGTGACCAGCGCGGCGGCGGCCGGGCCGAGCGGGGCGGGCAGCACCAGCCGGCCGGGCGCGGCGGCCTTGTAGTAGCTGACCCCGGCCACCACGTGCAGCAGCTCCAGCACCCGGCCGAGAGCGGCGACCGTGGCGTCCGACGGCGGCTCGGCCGGCAGCGGAAAGGTGACCACCTCGGTGAAGGTCAGCTCCGCGTCGGGGCCGCTCAGCCGGTAGTCGAACAGGGCCTCGCCGGTGGAGAGGTCGATCGAGTAGGACGGGAAGGTGAAGGCGTCCATCCGCCGGAGCTGTCCGTTGAGCACACGCCATACTAGGCCGTGGTTCACCAGTCCGCGTCCGGCTGCGCCAGACTCGGCCGCCGACCCGCCGCCCGCCCGGAGGAGATCACCTGTGCGCTTGTCTGACCTGCGCGGACGTACCGTGGCCGTCTGGGGCGCCGGCCGGGAGGGCCGGGCCGCGGTCACCGCGATCGCCGCGCACGGCCCGGCCGGGCTGGTCGCCGTCGACGACAGCGCCAACTTCCTCTCGCTGCCCTGGGACGGTCCGCTGGCCGAGGCGGCGCCGCTGGTCGTCGGCGAGGAGGGCTTCGCCCGGCTGGTCGCCGCCGACGTGGTGGTCCGCTCGCCCGGCGTGCCGCAGACCCACCCGTGGCTGGTCGAGCTGCGCCGGCGCGGGGTCACCGTCACCCAGGGCACCGCGCTCTGGATGGCCGACCACGCCGAGCGCACCATCGGGGTGACCGGCAGCAAGGGCAAGAGCACCACGTCCAGCCTGATCAGCCACCTGCTCGCCGCGGTGGACCGGCCGAACGTCTTCGGCGGCAACATCGGCGTGCCCACGCTCGACCTGCCCGAGGCCGAGCTGTACGTGCTGGAGCTCTCCAGCTACCAGTGCAGCGACTTGACCGACTCGCCCCGGGTGGCGGTGGTCACCGCGCTCTTCCCGGAGCACCTGGACGCGCACGGCGGCGAGGCCGAGTACTACCGGGACAAGCTCAACCTCATCGCGTACGGGCCGCGGACCGTGGTGGTCAACGGCAACGACCCGCGGCTCGCCTTCGAACTGGGTGACCGGGCGGCGGTGCGCGCCGGTCGGCCGGACACCGCCCACGTGGCCGCCGGGCCGGACGGCGACCCCTGGTTCCACCTCGTCGACCAGCCGCTCTTCCCGCGCGCGGTGCTGCCGCTGGTCGGCCGGCACAACGAGAGCAACCTCTGTGTCGCGCTGGCCGTGCTGGACGCGGTCGGCGTCGACGTGGTGGCCCGCAAGGACACCCTCGCGGTGGCCGTCGCCGGGTTCCAGGGGCTGGCCCACCGGCTCACCGAGATCGCCGACCCGTCCGGGCTGACCTTCGTCGACGACACCCTCGCCACCAGCCCGTACGCGGCCATGCACGCGATCGACGCGTACGAGGGACGGCCGTTGACGGTGATCGTCGGTGGCGCCGACCGGGGGCTGGACTACAGCCCGCTGCGTGAGCACCTCGCGGAGCGCGAGCTGATCGTGATCGGCATCCCGGACAGCGGCGGGCGGATCGTCGAGGCGCTGGCCGGCTTGCCCAAGGTGCGTACCGAGGTGGTCGACGAGCTGGTGGACGCGGTCCGGCTGGCCCGGGAGCTGACCCCGGCCGGCGGGGTGGTGCTGCTCTCGCCGGCCGCGCCCAGCTACGGCCGGTTCCGCAACTTCGAGCACCGCTCGGAGGTCTTCGCCCAGGCCGTCGCCGACACCGCCGGCTGACCGCCGTCCTTCCGGGTCTGCGCCGCCGCGCGGCTCAGCCGGGTCCGCTGGGCTGTGTCGGTCGGCCAGGTCTGCTCCTCACCCGGTGATCCGTCTGCGACATCAGCTCCACAGCGTCCGCGCGGTGGAGGCGGGCCTGCCCCGGCCACCGCCGCGCCGCGCGCCCGGCCGGGTCGGCCCGGGCGCGTGGCTCAGCCGGGTCCGCTGGCCGTGGAGGTCAGGTGGCTTGCGGCAGGGCGGCGTGCAGGGCACGCATCGAGCGGATCGCGGAGCGGATCTCCTGCAGGTACCGGCCCGGGCTGAGGGTCGGCTCGGGCAGGGTGGCCAGGTCGGGCAGGGCCGGGTCCACTCCGACCGTCTCGATCCGGCAGCCGTACGGCACGGCCAGCGTGCGCAGCGCGTCGCAGTGCTGGAACGGGACGTAGATCGGCGCAGTCACCATCAGCACCGGGTCGCCGGGGGCGAGCCGGACGTGCTCGGCCCAGAAGCGCTGGGTGTCGGCGGTGTGCGCGCGACGCCGCTCGGGCTCACTGGACGGGGCGGCCAGCACCCGCACCGGTGGCGTCCCGACCGGGCGGTACGTCCGGGACGACCACGAGTGGTGCGGGTGGCCGGCGTCGACGCCGTCCTGCTCGGCCGGCTCGGCCACGCCGAAGGCCAGCCGCACCGCCGCGTCCAGCGCGGCCACCTCGGTGTCGCACCCGGCCACCCCGGCCACCCCGGCCGCGGCCAGCATGGCGTGCTCGGCCGGGGAGAGCGGGCGGAAGCTGCCCAGCACCGCCACCTCGCCGCCGATCCGGGTGCCGGCGCGCAGCAGGTGGGCGGCGTACGCCACCCGGCGCAGGCAGGCGTGCGCCAGCCCACCGAGCACGACCAGGTGGTCGTAGCCGGGCCGGGCCGGCGGCCGCGGTCGGACCAGGCCGAGCACGGCCGCCGCGGCGAGCACCCGGGCGGCGGTGGCCGGGTCGAAGGCCGGTTCCCGGGCCTCGGGCCGCTCCCGGCCGCCCCGGTAGTCCCAGTGCCTCGCGGAGAAGTCGTCCAGCCCGGCGAGCACCGCGGCGAGGTCACCGCCCGGCCAGTCGCCGCCGAAGTGCGCCACCAGCCCACGCAGCGGCACGGCCTCGATCCAGGCGGCGATGCCCGCGGTGAGCGCGGCGGCGTCCGCACCGCCGGGCAGTGGCGGCTCCGCGACCGGCGCGGCGGCGACCACCGTGGACCGTGGCGTGCGGGCGCCCCCCGGCGACGGCGGTACGGAACGCTCGGGCACCCTCGGATGCTACCGGCGCGGCGGCAGGTGGGGCGGCGCGATGGTGTCGGCGTCGTACCCTGGCGGCAGCCGGCACCCAGGAGGTCGTCGATGGTTGAGCTGCTCCGCCGACCGCGCTCCGGCCGGCTCGGCACCGCCGCCGGGTTCGCCCGGCTGGTGGCGCACACCGACCCGGTCGCGTTGATCGGGATCGCGTTGTCGATCTCGCTCTCGGTCACCCTCGACCTGACCGGCGCCGCGTCCGGAGTGGAGTCCCTGCTCGCCGGCCTGATGGGCATCACCATCTCGCTGCTGGTCGACTCGCTGGCCCGCGCCGAACGCCGGTTCCACCTGCGGACGCTGCTCGACGGTCCACCGTGGCTGCTGACCGCCGTGCCGGAGGTGGTGACCGGCACCCGGGAGGCGGTGGAGCGGCATCCGGGCACCCGGGTGGCCGATGAGGCGCGCCGCTCGTTCGAGCGGTTCCGCGCGGAGACCGAGCAGCTGCGCCACGGGCGGATCGTCCGGCCCGGCCACGACTACCAGGACCTGCTCGGCGCCACCCGGGACTGCGTACGGGAGATGCAGGCGCTGACCAACGTGATGCCCCGGGCCAGCGGCGAACTCAGCTGGTGGCGCAGCGATATCGGCCGGCACCACTGGACGGTCAACGTGCAGGCGCTGGGCCGGGGCGTGCGGATCACCCGGATCTTCGCCTACGCGACGCTCTCCGACGAGCTGGAGGACCTCCTGGAGGCGCAGCGCAAGGCCGGCGTACGGGTCGGTCTGCTGCCGGCCGGCGCGGTCGACCCGGCCCTGCACGTCAACCCTGTTCTTCGTCCTGGTCACCGTGGCCCACCACCGGCTGCGCTGGCCGATCCTGCTCGCCGACCTGGCCGGCGTCGCCGGGTACGTGGCGCTCGGCGTCGCCCTGCTCGCCGTCTCCGTGCCGTTCTTTCCGGCGCTGGCCGGCACGGTGCTGCTCTGGCTGCTCGCCGCGCTGCTGCTGCGCCGCCACCCGCCAGCCGCCGCCCCGGCGCCGGACGACCCCGAGCGGCGCGCGACGCACGACGACCGGGCGGCGTCCCCGGAGCGGAACAGCGACGAGGCGGCGGGGGAGCGGCTGCCGGCGCTGGCGAAGCTGGCGCTGATCCTCGGCGGGGCGGTGCTGACCGGGCTGCTCGGGCAGCTGCTGCGCGGGCTGGTGGTCACCTTCCCGTACGCCGGGGTGCTGGTCGCCGTCGAGGTCCGGCGGGAGCTGCCCGCGTTCTGCCGGCACTTCGCGCGCAACAGCCTGGTGCTGGTCGGCTTCCTCACCGGTTGCTGGCTGTGCCAGGACCTCTCGGCCGCGGCGGGACTGGCCGCCGGTTGGGCCGGTTTCGCGCTGACCGCCGCCCTCCTGCACCTGCCGACGTACGGGCACGGAAACCGGCGGCCAGAACGCGTCCAGGCCACCGGAAACGTTTCCCGTGGGGGCGACGGCCACGGAAAGCGTGGCGTCGAGGCTTGACGATCTGTCAGCCGAAGCCGGTCCGCGCGCTACAGGCTGGCACTTGTCCACCGCGCCCGATGGTGAAAGCGTGCGGTATCCGCGTACGCCGCTGAAGGGGACAGGCGACCATGACCTCCGACGACCTGCTGGCCCGGCACCGGGCCGTGCTCCCGTCCTGGATGCCGCTGTACTACGCCGAGCCGATCGAGTTGGTCTCCGGCTCCGGCCGCCGGGTCACCGACGCCCAGGGGCGCAGCTACCTGGACTTCTTCGGCGGCGTGCTGACCTCGATGATCGGGTACGACATCCCGGAGATCCGCGAGGCGGTCGAGCGGCAGGTGCGCACCGGCATCGTGCACAG
This genomic window contains:
- a CDS encoding PucR family transcriptional regulator translates to MFPTVREVLALDPVRRGAPRLVAGAAGLDRPVRWVHVAEVPDIATLLGGGELVLTTGIGLPADDAGLRAFIGDLADVGVSGLLVELGRRYASEVPRVMAAAAERRGLPLVELRRDTPFVRITEAVHALIVDAQLTELRATEEIHQRFTDLSVEGAGAAEVIRQAAELSGCPVVLENLSRQVLAYDPAGESAELLLDGWEQHSRRIRPAGRTAYDSDSGWLVTTVGARGQDWGRLLLRWPAAGELARPGRTGPDPEPEPAGDDAAPAPAGDPPTRLTILVERAASTLALVRLIRRDAEGLERQIHRTLLTALLDHSRPVDEVALRSRALGVVLERRHLVGVVVRYRTDDQAAEHPGDPGEPGAFGEPAPDAGPARLRDLAEAVGQAVQEAKLTALTSAVDDHAVGALLALPDAAAEERALAAFATALRRSRPDGRHPDGAARPLDAAVPRQPDGGSSRSGGRGAPAGSAGLIVAAGSGVGSLREARRSLTEARQIAEAARRDRRDLPIFRLPHVGLAGLLHLLRDEPRLQTFVERELGALLAYDARHPREQLLGTLRAYLEQGRNKSAAAAAAHLSRPAFYERLARIGRILDVDLDSVDACLSLHVALLALDAIRTP
- the murD gene encoding UDP-N-acetylmuramoyl-L-alanine--D-glutamate ligase; amino-acid sequence: MRLSDLRGRTVAVWGAGREGRAAVTAIAAHGPAGLVAVDDSANFLSLPWDGPLAEAAPLVVGEEGFARLVAADVVVRSPGVPQTHPWLVELRRRGVTVTQGTALWMADHAERTIGVTGSKGKSTTSSLISHLLAAVDRPNVFGGNIGVPTLDLPEAELYVLELSSYQCSDLTDSPRVAVVTALFPEHLDAHGGEAEYYRDKLNLIAYGPRTVVVNGNDPRLAFELGDRAAVRAGRPDTAHVAAGPDGDPWFHLVDQPLFPRAVLPLVGRHNESNLCVALAVLDAVGVDVVARKDTLAVAVAGFQGLAHRLTEIADPSGLTFVDDTLATSPYAAMHAIDAYEGRPLTVIVGGADRGLDYSPLREHLAERELIVIGIPDSGGRIVEALAGLPKVRTEVVDELVDAVRLARELTPAGGVVLLSPAAPSYGRFRNFEHRSEVFAQAVADTAG